A window of the Tenebrio molitor chromosome 1, icTenMoli1.1, whole genome shotgun sequence genome harbors these coding sequences:
- the LOC138131585 gene encoding zinc finger protein 227-like, with protein sequence MRVHTGEKPYVCDFCGKGFTLTKYLKIHVRVHTKEKSYSCDVCKKSFTQEGSSTIHKRFHTGERPYTCRVCAKGFVSKTFLNQHNCKGPKYFVLSKINVSYEIRVFFYFRQVTTGLFVRICLSVVHTLTDLVCFRLDPLQIDDPQLGVRICCPACPKTFTTKQKYWSHRKTHNTAQCTLCPKSFHSKYYLKIHLGTVHEKLRNFSCTLCTYAAGTKSCLQSHMIRSHTKDYRYRCDLCNMGYQLKDKLDQHRRAKHEGKCFICEICKKIYRDEMYFNQHMQRHDPNYIRKVYTCKVCRKVMHWHTQFKDHMKTHDRAADRHICDVCGKDLATKGGLRKHMIRHANKRNSVCDTCGKAFIDNVTLRQHIRVHTKEKPYKCSFCEKCFTQSSSLNIHVRLHTGEKPYKCKICSREFISKNLLNSHKCFATS encoded by the coding sequence ATGAGAGTGCACACCGGGGAGAAGCCGTACGTGTGCGATTTCTGCGGCAAGGGATTCACGCTGACGAAGTACCTCAAGATTCACGTGCGGGTGCATACTAAAGAAAAATCGTACAGTTGTGACGTTTGCAAGAAGAGTTTCACCCAAGAAGGGAGTTCGACCATTCACAAGAGGTTCCACACAGGGGAGCGGCCCTACACGTGTCGTGTTTGTGCCAAAGGATTTGTGTCCAAGACGTTTTTGAACCAGCACAACTGCAAAGgtccaaaatattttgttctttccaaaataaatgtttcttacGAGATTcgagtgtttttttattttcgacaaGTTACAACAGGACTGTTCGTTCGTATTTGCCTGTCAGTGGTTCACACTCTCACGGATCTCGTCTGTTTCAGGTTAGATCCTTTGCAAATTGACGATCCTCAGCTGGGCGTCCGGATCTGCTGTCCTGCATGTCCCAAGACCTTCACCACGAAACAGAAATACTGGAGCCACAGAAAAACTCACAACACCGCTCAGTGCACTTTGTGTCCAAAGTCGTTCCATTCGAAATATTATCTGAAAATTCATTTGGGGACGGTCCACGAAAAACTGCGCAACTTCTCTTGTACGTTGTGCACTTACGCCGCTGGCACGAAGTCGTGTCTCCAGTCTCACATGATCAGGAGCCACACCAAAGACTACCGCTACAGATGTGACCTTTGCAATATGGGGTATCAATTAAAGGACAAACTCGATCAACATCGCCGAGCCAAGCACGAGGGCAAGTGCTTTATTTGCGAGATCTGCAAGAAAATATACAGAGATGAGATGTACTTCAACCAACACATGCAAAGACACGATCCCAATTACATTCGGAAGGTTTACACGTGCAAGGTGTGTCGCAAGGTGATGCACTGGCACACGCAGTTCAAGGATCACATGAAGACACACGACAGAGCGGCCGATCGACACATTTGCGACGTCTGTGGGAAAGATTTGGCCACTAAGGGTGGGCTTAGGAAGCACATGATCAGACACGCCAACAAGAGGAATTCCGTTTGTGACACTTGCGGCAAGGCTTTCATCGACAATGTGACCCTGAGGCAGCACATTCGCGTTCACACCAAAGAAAAACCTTACAAGTGCAGTTTCTGTGAGAAGTGTTTCACTCAGAGCAGCAGTCTGAACATACACGTGCGCCTCCACACCGGAGAAAAACCGTACAAGTGTAAAATTTGCTCCAGGGAGTTTATTTCGAAGAATTTGTTGAACAGCCACAAGTGTTTCGCTACCTCTTGA
- the LOC138131686 gene encoding zinc finger protein 723-like — MMSSQLVQNGDRPQYKCDACPYTSPDLHKLVSHRTVHTQCRFICSFCAKTFKSRSGLSKHVRYIHENQRKHKCSWCSFASRTKVGIESHVVAHHTRDYPHRCDICGMGYMSRARVEYHKRAQHEGRRFTCDRCEKTFKQVESLRNHVKFQHSADGAQTCKIKKHLEGHMGAAKGFVCDVCGVRLRSKQGLDWHKKGHSGQKDFVCEVCGKGFVKKSILTDHIRVHTKEKPYTCEHCSKSFAQKSTLNVHMYSHTKKPYKCDSCDKGFTRKHLWKQHHCKYNTKNIVIYEENIFE, encoded by the exons AT GATGTCATCTCAACTAGTACAAAATGGCGACCGTCCACAGTACAAGTGCGATGCGTGTCCTTACACTTCCCCGGACTTACACAAACTCGTGTCCCACAGAACCGTTCACACCCAATGTCGGTTCatttgcagtttttgtgcgaAAACCTTCAAGTCTCGCAGCGGCCTCTCCAAACATGTCCGCTACATCCACGAGAACCAGCGGAAGCACAAATGCTCGTGGTGCAGCTTCGCCTCCAGGACCAAGGTCGGGATCGAGTCGCACGTCGTGGCGCACCACACCCGAGACTACCCCCACAGATGCGACATCTGCGGCATGGGCTACATGAGCCGGGCGCGAGTGGAATACCACAAAAGAGCCCAACACGAAGGCCGTCGCTTCACTTGCGACCGCTGCGAGAAGACCTTCAAACAGGTCGAGTCGTTGCGGAACCACGTCAAGTTTCAGCACAGCGCGGACGGCGCCCAGACCTGCAAGATCAAGAAACACCTGGAGGGGCACATGGGAGCGGCGAAGGGGTTTGTGTGTGATGTGTGTGGAGTGAGACTGCGCAGCAAGCAGGGGTTGGACTGGCACAAGAAGGGACATTCGGGGCAGAAGGATTTTGTGTGCGAGGTGTGCGGCAAAGGGTTCgtgaaaaaatcgattttgaccGACCACATCCGAGTTCACACCAAGGAGAAACCGTACACGTGCGAACATTGCAGCAAGAGTTTCGCGCAGAAGTCGACACTCAATGTTCACATGTACTCGCACACGAAGAAGCCGTACAAAtgtgacagttgtgacaaggGCTTTACCAGGAAACATCTCTGGAAGCAGCACCACTGCAAatacaacacaaaaaatattgtaatctacgaagaaaatatttttgaataa
- the LOC138131635 gene encoding zinc finger protein OZF-like isoform X2, producing MSRKLRDRRTRKNNVNSRTEAEPKRCPSCSKTFPNNRKLKRHLITHSEVRPYSCDVCSKRFKRKYDITIHKRVHGGRLSFQCDFCEKVLKSKGSFMTHRRRHLKDYIQVCNICGAGFVTNQEYNNHMGAKHGTSAHICDICGRGCYDKAALQSHMAKHVKGYENNKYQCQLCNKTFLQEKYLKHHFFRIHKDGGQKFICDLCGKKLNSKTSLRDHLIMHSGLKPIECKECGKGFALKTTLKAHLRTHTGDRPYVCNECGKAFTQKTALTIHLRYHSGERPYVCDICQVGFVSRGLLNLHLKNKHHKVADATA from the exons AT GTCTCGGAAGTTACGCGATAGAAGGACCCGGAAAAATAATGTCAACTCTCGCACCGAAGCGGAGCCGAAACGTTGTCCCAGTTGCTCGAAAACCTTTCCCAACAATCGCAAACTGAAACGCCACTTGATCACGCACAGCGAAGTACGTCCTTACAGCTGCGACGTCTGCTCGAAGAGATTTAAACGTAAATACGACATCACCATCCACAAACGGGTCCACGGAGGCCGTCTCTCGTTCCAGTGCGACTTTTGCGAGAAAGTGCTAAAGTCGAAGGGGTCATTCATGACTCACAGGCGCCGCCACTTGAAGGATTACATCCAAGTGTGCAACATCTGCGGTGCCGGGTTCGTCACCAACCAGGAGTACAATAACCACATGGGGGCCAAGCACGGCACCAGCGCCCACATTTGCGACATTTGCGGCAGAGGGTGTTACGATAAGGCGGCCTTACAAAGTCACATGGCTAAGCACGTGAAAGGCTACGAGAACAACAAGTACCAGTGTCAGCTGTGCAACAAGACTTTCCTGCAGGAGAAGTACTTGAAGCACCACTTTTTCAGGATACACAAAGACGGAGGGCAGAAATTTATCTGCGACCTGTGCGGGAAAAAGTTAAATTCGAAGACCAGTCTTCGCGACCACTTGATAATGCACTCGGGGCTCAAACCCATAGAGTGCAAAGAGTGCGGGAAGGGATTCGCTCTGAAGACCACGTTGAAAGCGCACTTGAGGACGCACACGGGAGACAGACCTTACGTTTGCAACGAGTGTGGCAAAGCCTTCACGCAGAAGACTGCGCTCACCATACATTTGAGATACCACAGCGGGGAAAGACCTTACGTTTGTGATATTTGTCAAGTGGGATTTGTGAGTCGGGGATTGTTGAATCTTCACCTGAAGAATAAACATCACAAAGTCGCCGACGCGACTGCTTAG
- the LOC138131635 gene encoding zinc finger protein OZF-like isoform X1 → MSIVDPKQMPEDNILENSVVDHLNESDADLLNLLTTEDDCSDILNNIATNEQFERLMSSDSNFVDEFIDEMKAETHKIENTYKCFQCGKVFKSKKLLKKHLFIHTGIRKFSCDICGKAFKYRYEVDVHKKSHNNPTFQCDICSKMFIHKSHLTTHRRKHLNEFVAFCKECNMGFVTKFSHKTHVNLVHKNLQLVCDTCGSRLSSLSALKEHKLTHDPNYGKERSHVCEICGKSYLNSRNLKGHMKVHKQMRSHVCNICGKSVSSKKILETHIKMHTGLKDFICKVCSKGFASKEYLDVHMRIHTGNKPFSCQTCGKRFTQKTSLTVHMRHHTGQRPYKCECGKEFTTKSHLMTHYKAHDVGGVDIDYISRPVQQ, encoded by the coding sequence ATGTCCATAGTGGACCCGAAACAGATGCCCGAAGACAACATCCTCGAGAACTCGGTGGTCGACCACTTGAACGAATCAGACGCCGATCTCTTAAATTTACTAACGACGGAAGACGACTGCTCCGACATCTTGAACAACATCGCCACCAACGAACAGTTCGAACGGTTGATGAGCAGCGACTCGAATTTCGTGGACGAGTTCATCGACGAAATGAAAGCGGAGACGCACAAAATCGAAAACACTTACAAGTGTTTTCAGTGCGGAAAAGTCTTCAAGTCGAAGAAACTCCTCAAGAAGCACCTGTTCATCCACACCGGAATCCGCAAGTTCTCGTGCGACATCTGCGGCAAAGCTTTCAAGTATCGATACGAGGTAGACGTCCACAAGAAGAGCCACAACAATCCAACTTTCCAGTGCGACATCTGCTCCAAAATGTTCATACACAAGTCGCACTTGACGACGCATCGACGCAAGCACCTGAACGAGTTCGTGGCGTTCTGCAAAGAGTGCAACATGGGGTTCGTCACCAAGTTTTCGCACAAGACCCACGTCAATCTCGTTCACAAAAATCTGCAGCTGGTGTGCGACACCTGCGGCTCACGGTTGAGTTCGCTTTCGGCGCTCAAAGAACACAAATTGACCCACGATCCCAACTACGGGAAGGAGAGATCTCACGTTTGCGAGATTTGCGGCAAGTCGTATCTCAACTCTCGGAATCTTAAGGGTCACATGAAGGTGCACAAGCAGATGAGGTCTCACGTGTGTAATATCTGCGGGAAGTCGGTCAGCAGCAAGAAGATTCTCGAGACTCATATCAAGATGCACACGGGACTTAAAGATTTCATCTGCAAAGTGTGCAGCAAAGGGTTCGCCTCGAAGGAGTATCTGGACGTGCACATGAGGATACACACTGGCAATAAACCCTTCAGTTGTCAGACTTGCGGGAAGAGGTTCACGCAGAAGACGTCGTTGACGGTGCACATGCGTCACCACACGGGACAGAGACCGTACAAGTGCGAATGTGGGAAAGAGTTCACCACGAAGAGTCATCTGATGACTCATTACAAGGCTCACGATGTGGGCGGGGTCGACATTGACTACATTTCAAGGCCCGTACAGCAGTAG
- the LOC138131665 gene encoding zinc finger protein 879-like has protein sequence MSSRPTSWVTSLLEKLIYGPSISITPVGGRVKTTKKRKRCRTKKPARKDELIVKVIDPNKEGMSQEEQDSSNETKPNDTTEAVHCEVCDETYANNVAFALHSIDHNNDNKYSCHFCEYRNSSKYHIEMHIKAHEGTTKYKCEICQKAFTVSTHAIEHKYFHTGEKPFQCEICGKHFMFSWFLTSHRRTQHWEIMTGTPLVKYDCTICNKHYTSSTGLRRHNLSKHNVAGVDSSVLCDICGKRLSSKEKLKFHRRIHTGYKPYACEICTKSFSRKEQLKEHERVHTGEKPFICNFCGKGFTQRSPLRIHERTHTGERPYICRICGKGYISKGVMDTHMKSCTAIPIY, from the exons ATGTCAAGCAGACCCACGTCGTG ggTTACCTCACTCTTagagaaattaatttatggTCCATCGATATCGATAACTCCGGTCGGGGGGCGCGTCAAAACCACGAAAAAGCGGAAACGTTGCAGGACGAAAAAACCCGCTCGTAAAGACGAGCTGATCGTGAAAGTGATCGACCCCAACAAAGAGGGGATGTCGCAGGAAGAGCAGGATTCGTCGAACGAGACGAAACCGAACGATACGACCGAAGCGGTCCATTGCGAGGTCTGCGACGAGACCTACGCCAACAATGTGGCTTTCGCCCTTCACTCGATCGACCATAACAACGACAATAAGTATTCTTGTCACTTCTGCGAGTACCGCAACTCCTCCAAGTACCACATAGAGATGCACATCAAGGCCCACGAGGGTACCACCAAGTACAAATGCGAGATTTGCCAGAAGGCGTTCACCGTGAGCACTCACGCCATCGAGCACAAGTACTTCCACACCGGAGAGAAGCCCTTCCAGTGCGAGATCTGCGGCAAGCACTTTATGTTCTCGTGGTTCCTCACGTCGCACAGACGGACCCAACACTGGGAGATAATGACGGGGACTCCGTTGGTGAAGTACGACTGCACCATCTGCAACAAACATTACACTTCGTCGACCGGCTTGAGGAGGCACAACTTGAGCAAGCACAACGTGGCCGGGGTGGACTCCTCGGTGCTCTGTGATATCTGCGGAAAGAGGCTCTCCAGCAAGGAGAAGTTGAAGTTTCACAGGAGGATTCACACGGGTTACAAACCGTACGCCTGCGAAATCTGCACCAAGAGCTTTTCGAGGAAGGAGCAGCTGAAAGAGCACGAGAGGGTGCACACCGGTGAGAAACCGTTCATTTGCAACTTCTGCGGAAAGGGGTTCACCCAGAGGTCGCCGTTGAGGATCCACGAGAGGACCCACACGGGTGAACGTCCCTACATCTGCAGGATCTGCGGGAAGGGATACATTTCGAAGGGCGTCATGGACACTCACATGAAGAGTTGTACCGCAATACCAATATATTAG